The Leptospira mtsangambouensis genomic sequence ATCCACCACTCTGAATACATAAACCAACTATCCAAAGATGGTAAAATTGATGTGAAAGTGGCTGATGATGCTAATACCGGAAAATACACTTACCACGATTCTTGTTACATCGGTCGTTATAACAACAACTACGATAACCCTCGTGATGTTGTGAAAAAGGTATCCGGTGGAAAAATCGAAGAAGCAGTAGACCATCACTCCAAAGGACTTTGTTGTGGTGCGGGTGGTGCACAGTACTGGATGGAAGAACATGTAGATGAATCCAATCCTGAAAGTATCCGTGTGAATAGCAAACGTACAGGACAACTTCTTGATACGGGTGCCACTACAATCGCCACTGCTTGCCCATTCTGTATCACTATGATCACAGATGGTGTCAAAGCTGCGGAAAAAATTGATTCTGTAAAAGTGAAAGACATTGCAGAGTTAGTTGCTGAGAACATCGACTAACAAGTCAGAGTTGTGAGGAAAAAATGAAATTTCAAAATTTCCTCGCAACTGATTTGGTTGTTCTTTGGAAAAGGTGGAGGGAAACTTCCACCTTTTTTATTTCTCAACCAAAACCTTATTCTATCTCACATTGGTTCTTTGTTTTATTTGTCCTTCAGGCTTTTATTTTTAATTCCCTAACTGGAGAGTCCAAACAGACCATCCATCCGCCAGAAGGCGACGGAATCACCATCATCGTAGAAAAAGGACAAACTCTGAGTATCATTTCCAAAACCTATTTAGATGATCCAAGGAAATGGAAAGAACTACTCAAATCCAACCAAATTGATAATCCGAATCTGATCATTCCTGGAATGAAATTATGGATTCCAAAAAGTTTGGGTAAAAAACCACTCGCCGACCTCCAAAGGTATACGGGAAAAACAGAAGTTTTAAAAGTTTCGCAGAAAAGCTCCGATTGGGCAGGAGCCACAATGGGTGAAGGACTCTATGCAAAAGATGAAGTGCGTACTTTCAAAGATTCGGAAGCCCAATTTCTTTTGTTATCAGGCTCTCGGTTTGAAATCACAGAAAACAGCCATGTGATTATGGAAAAGGGAAAATCAGATACAGAACCGGATGAACTATATCTTCGCAAAGGACGAATTCGTTCCATCATTCAGAAAAAACCATCTGCCAACCAAAGAATGTTTTTACTAAAAACAGATTCTGCCATATCTGAAGTTCGAGGAACGGACTTCCTTACAGAAGTAGATCCTTCTGGGAATACAACCTTAAGTTGTTATGAAGGACTTGTGGCAGTCTCCGCACAAAATGTAACCGTAAACGTTCCTTCTGGCTTTGCGACCTTTGTCGAAAAAGGCAAACCTCCGCTAAAACCTTTCAGTTTACCAGATCCTCCGAAACCAAAAGAAGAATGAATCCTTTCCATCATTTCAGATTATTCCTATTTTTGTTTGGGTTTTTGATTATCAGTCTAGGATTCTTTTTTCCTGTCTTTTCCGAACCAAAAACCATCAAATTCTCTCTCGAACCGGATAGAGACGATATCATTCAGTATGAATTTGAATTATGGAAAGAACCTAACTTCGACTTGGAGATTCCTTTTCGAGTGGTAGCAGGTCCAGGGAAAATCCAACTGTATATCCCCAATGGATATGAATACTTTCGGATTCGGGCCGTGGCCAAACGCCAAGTACGTGGGTTTTGGACAGAACTATATGCAGTGAATTCCTTTGGAAAACCAAAGGAACAGAGTAAAATCGTGGCTCGCAAACCAGCCACAACAGATGTTTTGATTCCTATAACGAACAAGGAAGGAACCAATCATTATTATTTAACAGAAAATAAAATCCACGTAAAACCCATCTTAAGCCAACCAATGAAAACTTACGTTCGTTATCGTGTGAACGGCGGACCTTGGGTGGTTACCAAACAACCAGAGTTAACATTTGCAAATGATGGAAACTATAAACTTGAATACCAAGTCACTAATGAACTAGGAATTTCTGATTCTATGCAAGTTTGGGAGTTTAGTGTGGACAAAACTCCCCCAAAAACAGAGTTTCATTGGCAATCTCCTCCTTTCAGAAAATCGTCTCTCTCTTTTGTAGGGCCCAATTCCCATTTAGAACTGCTAGCAACCGATACAGGATCGGGATTAGACTCTATCCGGTTTCGCACTATTTGTGGAAAAAAAACTCCATCAGAATGGTATCTCTGGGAAAATCAAACTTCTTGGACAAACGTGATTCATTCCTGTTCGGAGGATTTAGATTTAGAAATTTCA encodes the following:
- a CDS encoding LBF_2017 N-terminal domain-containing protein, which encodes MNPFHHFRLFLFLFGFLIISLGFFFPVFSEPKTIKFSLEPDRDDIIQYEFELWKEPNFDLEIPFRVVAGPGKIQLYIPNGYEYFRIRAVAKRQVRGFWTELYAVNSFGKPKEQSKIVARKPATTDVLIPITNKEGTNHYYLTENKIHVKPILSQPMKTYVRYRVNGGPWVVTKQPELTFANDGNYKLEYQVTNELGISDSMQVWEFSVDKTPPKTEFHWQSPPFRKSSLSFVGPNSHLELLATDTGSGLDSIRFRTICGKKTPSEWYLWENQTSWTNVIHSCSEDLDLEISATDKLGNEEVPQKIKILQTKKGN
- a CDS encoding FecR domain-containing protein produces the protein MKFQNFLATDLVVLWKRWRETSTFFISQPKPYSISHWFFVLFVLQAFIFNSLTGESKQTIHPPEGDGITIIVEKGQTLSIISKTYLDDPRKWKELLKSNQIDNPNLIIPGMKLWIPKSLGKKPLADLQRYTGKTEVLKVSQKSSDWAGATMGEGLYAKDEVRTFKDSEAQFLLLSGSRFEITENSHVIMEKGKSDTEPDELYLRKGRIRSIIQKKPSANQRMFLLKTDSAISEVRGTDFLTEVDPSGNTTLSCYEGLVAVSAQNVTVNVPSGFATFVEKGKPPLKPFSLPDPPKPKEE